One Palaemon carinicauda isolate YSFRI2023 chromosome 5, ASM3689809v2, whole genome shotgun sequence DNA window includes the following coding sequences:
- the LOC137641294 gene encoding golgin subfamily A member 6-like protein 25, with protein MTMFNQAFGMWVNRIGEFVKDKYNWTQNAASVIQERNAACEDMTLSLQGQLGTLKESTAFKWFSWLLPEVPRFEDCRAVASQDGFLGRWLQRCPWIGGYWKAREELRGCELGLQQMKEEALRFNDQLQSNWFFGKLLPEFNIGGREEILSHGNRTFYIGLAAAGVIFGGVMVAWRRMTKEGEDAPELDGEDLKTDYLDRTTLVENLEEENSNLQGQLNELRRKLDEMNAEKAMQEKLIAQKVTENHNLKIECAEKVKEQGILNTEMEERKSEDAPELDGDLLKTDCLDRTTLVENLEEENRNLQGQLNELRRELDEMNAEKAMQEKLIAQKVTENHNLKIDCAEKVKEQGILNTEMEEMKSEDAPKLDGDLLKTDCLDRTTLVENLEEENRNLQGQLNELRRKLDEMNAERELQEKLIAQKVTENHNLKIDCAEKVKEQEKKQEILNTEMEEMKKIYNEKIENLENHCIQKDFKNKEQEKLLDILKSENEKNNKVQNEKTKVQNKCNEKDIHIQEQEKMFEDLKTENENLKKMQDQKTEQLNQLRGKIKKFKAEKDEQEKLRANIALYYQNLEKVYKRKDLEMKEQNKLLENLRAENGKLKKMQNQKTEVNQLRKEINELKREKEEQENLRGKIALYYQFLEKVYERKDLQLKKQRNLLDKIRKEKGETKKMQNQQAELNKLRNEIEELKTDKEEKEKQRAKMATYYQNLEKAFNKKELQMKEQIKSLKNLKGANGEMKEMQDQKTELNQLRSQINELNREKEEQEDQRAQMESDYQNLEKAYNEKHLEMEELKQLLEDLNTENNGPEELQEGPVNDLINEIEELKAENEERVRMQAKIASDYENLKNECDQKDDQLKRQEKLLELLKTGNKGPKKLQRDQVNVWKKKVDELNAEKEEREKLNAKIVSDYQNLLRECAMKDREMERKERLLEILKIEKEEIKKQKEQLKN; from the coding sequence ATGACTATGTTCAATCAAGCATTCGGTATGTGGGTGAATAGGATCGGAGAATTTGTTAAAGACAAATACAACTGGACTCAAAATGCAGCTTCTGTTATTCAAGAACGGAATGCTGcatgcgaggatatgacgttaTCTCTTCAGGGACAGCTGGGAACTCTCAAGGAGTCCACAgccttcaaatggttttcgtggcttctccCAGAGGTGCCGCGTTTTGAAGACtgtcgtgcagtcgcctctcaggatggattcctcggtcggtggctgcagcgctgtccttggatcGGGGGCTattggaaagcccgtgaggaactacgaGGCTGTGAACTTGGATTGCAGCAAATGAAGgaagaagctttgagattcaacgaccaaTTACAATCAAATTGGTTCTTTGGTAAACTTCTTCCCGAATTCAACATTGGAGGAAGGGAGGAAATCCTTTCTCACGGTAACAGGACATTTTACATCGGTCTGGCTGCTGCCGGAGTCATATTCGGTGGAGTTATGGTTGCTTGGAGAAGGATGACTAAAGAAGGAGAAGACGCTCCAGAATTGGACGGAGAGGATCTCAAAACGGATTATCTGGATAGAACGACTCTAGTGGAAAATCTTGAAGAGGAAAACAGCAACTTACAAGGACAACTGAATGAATTGAGAAGAAAATTAGATGAAATGAATGCAGAGAAAGCGATGCAAGAAAAGCTGATAGCTCAAAAAGTGACTGAGAATCACAATCTGAAAATTGAATGTGCCGAAAAAGTGAAGGAACAAGGAATTCTTaacactgaaatggaagaaaggaagagcgaAGACGCTCCAGAATTGGACGGAGATCTTCTCAAAACGGATTGTCTGGATAGAACGACTCTAGTGGAAAATCTTGAAGAGGAAAACCGCAACTTACAAGGACAACTGAATGAATTGAGAAGAGAATTGGATGAAATGAATGCAGAGAAAGCGATGCAAGAAAAGCTGATAGCTCAAAAAGTGACTGAGAATCACAATCTGAAAATTGACTGTGCCGAAAAAGTGAAGGAACAAGGAATTCTTaacactgaaatggaagaaatgaagagcGAAGACGCTCCAAAATTGGACGGCGATCTTCTCAAAACGGATTGTCTGGATAGAACAACTCTAGTGGAAAATCTTGAAGAGGAAAACCGCAACTTACAAGGACAACTGAATGAATTGAGAAGAAAATTAGATGAAATGAATgcagagagagagttgcaagaAAAACTGATAGCTCAAAAAGTGACTGAGAATCATAATCTGAAAATTGACTGTGCCGAAAAAGTGAAGGAACAAGAGAAGAAACAAGAAATTCTTaacactgaaatggaagaaatgaagaaaatctataatgagaaaatagaaaacttGGAAAATCACTGCATTCAAAAAGACTTCAAgaacaaggaacaggaaaaatTATTGGATATTCTAaaatctgaaaatgaaaaaaataataaagtgcAAAATGAAAAAACTAAAGTGCAAAATAAGTGCAACGAAAAAGACATTCACATTCAGGAACAAGAAAAAATGTTTGAAGAtctaaaaacagaaaatgaaaaccTGAAAAAAATGCAAGATCAGAAAACAGAACAACTAAACCAATTGAGAGGTAAAATAAAGAAATTCAAGGCAGAGAAAGACGAGCAAGAAAAACTGCGAGCTAATATTGCCTTGTATTACCAAAATCTCGAAAAAGTGTACAAAAGAAAAGATCTCGAGATGAAAGAACAGAACAAATTATTGGAAAATCTACGAGCTGAAAATGGTAAACTGAAAAAAATGCAAAATCAGAAAACGGAAGTAAATCagctaagaaaggaaataaatgaattgaaaagagagaaagaggaacaaGAAAACCTCCGAGGTAAAATTGCGTTGTATTATCAATTTCTCGAAAAAGTTTACGAAAGAAAAGATCTTCAATTGAAAAAGCAGAGAAATTTACTGgacaaaataagaaaggaaaagggAGAAACGAAAAAAATGCAAAATCAGCAAGCGGAactgaataagttgagaaatgaaATAGAAGAATTGAAAACTGACAAGGAGGAAAAAGAAAAGCAGCGAGCTAAGATGGCGACCTATTATCAAAATCTAGAAAAAGCGTTCAACAAAAAGGAACTTCAAATGAAAGAACAgataaaatctttgaaaaatctAAAAGGTGCGAACGGAGAAATGAAAGAAATGCAAGATCAGAAAACGGAACTAAACCAATTGAGAAGTCAAATAAACGAATTGAACAGAgagaaagaagaacaagaagacCAGCGAGCTCAGATGGAGTCGGATTATCAAAATCTAGAAAAGGCCTACAATGAAAAACATCTGGAGATGGAAGAACTGAAACAATTATTAGAGGATCTTAACACTGAAAATAATGGACCGGAGGAACTGCAAGAGGGTCCAGTAAATGACTTAATAAATGAAATAGAAGAACTAAAAGCAGAGAACGAGGAACGGGTAAGGATGCAAGCTAAGATAGCGTCGGATTACGAAAATCTGAAGAACGAGTGCGACCAAAAAGACGATCAGTTAAAACGGCAGGAAAAGTTACTGGAACTTCTTAAGACTGGGAATAAGGGACCGAAAAAATTACAAAGGGATCAggtaaatgtatggaaaaagaaagtGGATGAATTGAATGCAGAGAAAGAAGAACGAGAGAAGCTGAACGCCAAGATAGTGTCCGATTACCAAAATCTGTTAAGGGAATGCGCCATGAAAGATCGCGAGATGGAGAGAAAGGAAAGGTTACTGGAGATTCTTAAAattgaaaaggaagaaattaaaaagCAAAAGGAACAATTAAAAAATTAA